In a genomic window of Occallatibacter riparius:
- a CDS encoding fused MFS/spermidine synthase produces the protein MGRVLISPGKLPSGTVRAVPALAGFTAVVGQAVLLREIIVLFSGNEISLGIALAAWLIWTATGSALASRSMWDRVPPRAAVAILECLSGIALAPTIWLLHWGRAAFQATPGELLGPLPMLVTALAALSVFCSLSGAMFVAAARLIREQSTVSSSAAAGRVYLLEALGSGLGGIISSLLFLYSVGPFSIAILIAALNVVTASIVFRITRWKAVCALLISLLAGIPVSLGVGPMLDRAALAHVWQGFEVVSSRNTIYGNLVIVRTGDLLTVYSNGEKLATTSDDAAAEEAVHYGLLEHPAPATVLLIGGSIGDAVNQVLEHPSVRRIDVLELDPALLEIARQITPDRTAATLSDPRVRIHVADARLWLKTTRDRFDVILLNLPDPATAQLNRFYTEEFFRSARNHLAPGGILSFQVRSSEETISPDLAAFLRCMASTARSVFRYVIIIPGETAHFFATNQPNLLTEDPRLLIARLRERNLATRYVREYSIPFRMTPDRMEQAHAILQPPPGTPVNRDLRPIAYYFDVVLWSAQFHSAFARTFAAAAHIPFTTILAGTIFFLVCFVASIRFRRPFSTGSSTALACAGISGYTSMALEIILLLSFQSVYGVVYQQLALLIGMFLAGMGLGSWFGLRRIAAARAPLMLSVARVQFVLSASAPALLLAVTLLARWPDTAIILAAAQAVFPLLALMCGLPGGYVFPLITEIRLKGRSTPAGAGAVYALDLLGGAVGALLLSGYCIPVFGFWNTAWLTAAVSLAPAFLAVWTLKSHPAAHLAASGSR, from the coding sequence ATGGGGCGTGTCTTGATTTCGCCCGGGAAACTGCCCAGCGGCACCGTCAGAGCCGTGCCTGCACTCGCCGGCTTCACCGCCGTCGTCGGTCAGGCTGTCCTCCTGCGGGAAATCATCGTCCTGTTCAGCGGCAATGAGATCTCGCTCGGCATCGCACTGGCCGCCTGGCTTATCTGGACCGCCACCGGCAGCGCCCTCGCAAGCCGAAGTATGTGGGACCGCGTGCCTCCTCGCGCGGCAGTCGCCATTCTCGAATGTCTCAGCGGGATCGCGCTCGCGCCCACCATCTGGCTGCTGCATTGGGGAAGAGCCGCATTCCAGGCAACGCCGGGAGAACTGCTTGGTCCCCTGCCGATGCTTGTGACTGCGCTCGCGGCTCTCAGCGTGTTCTGCAGTCTCTCGGGAGCCATGTTCGTCGCCGCTGCGCGCCTCATTCGGGAACAATCCACCGTTTCTTCCAGCGCGGCAGCGGGCAGGGTCTATTTGCTCGAAGCGCTGGGCTCCGGCCTTGGCGGAATCATCAGCAGCCTGCTGTTCCTCTATTCTGTTGGGCCATTCTCGATCGCCATCCTGATCGCCGCCCTCAACGTTGTCACAGCTTCCATCGTCTTCCGCATTACGCGCTGGAAAGCGGTATGCGCTCTGCTAATCAGCCTTCTCGCGGGCATTCCCGTCTCGCTCGGCGTCGGCCCCATGCTCGATCGCGCGGCCCTCGCCCATGTGTGGCAGGGATTCGAGGTCGTGAGTTCCCGCAATACGATCTACGGAAACCTGGTGATCGTGCGCACCGGCGATCTCCTGACCGTCTATAGCAACGGCGAGAAACTGGCCACGACGTCCGACGACGCCGCAGCCGAAGAAGCCGTGCACTACGGCCTGCTGGAACACCCGGCCCCCGCAACGGTCCTGCTCATCGGCGGCAGCATCGGTGATGCCGTTAATCAAGTGCTCGAACATCCTTCGGTCCGTCGCATCGATGTCCTCGAACTCGATCCAGCTCTTCTCGAAATTGCGCGGCAAATCACCCCCGATAGAACGGCCGCTACACTATCCGATCCGCGCGTTCGCATACACGTAGCCGATGCCCGCCTCTGGCTGAAAACCACGAGAGACCGCTTTGACGTCATCCTGCTGAACCTGCCTGACCCCGCAACTGCGCAGTTGAACCGCTTCTACACCGAAGAGTTCTTTCGCTCCGCTCGCAATCACCTTGCGCCCGGCGGAATTCTCTCGTTTCAGGTGCGCTCCTCTGAAGAAACCATCAGCCCCGATCTCGCCGCGTTTCTGCGGTGCATGGCCAGCACGGCGCGCAGCGTATTTCGGTACGTGATCATCATCCCCGGCGAAACCGCGCACTTCTTCGCGACGAACCAGCCGAATCTCCTCACCGAAGACCCGCGGCTTCTCATCGCGCGGCTGCGCGAACGAAACCTGGCCACCCGATACGTCCGTGAATATTCCATCCCGTTTCGCATGACCCCGGATCGCATGGAGCAGGCGCATGCCATCCTGCAGCCGCCTCCCGGAACGCCTGTCAATCGAGACTTGCGGCCGATCGCGTACTACTTCGATGTCGTCCTGTGGAGCGCCCAATTCCACTCCGCATTTGCTCGTACTTTCGCAGCGGCAGCGCACATTCCATTCACAACGATTCTAGCTGGCACAATTTTCTTTCTTGTGTGCTTCGTCGCTTCCATCCGGTTCCGACGCCCTTTCAGCACGGGCTCCTCAACGGCACTCGCCTGCGCAGGTATCAGCGGCTATACGTCAATGGCGCTCGAAATCATCCTGCTGCTCTCGTTTCAATCCGTATATGGCGTCGTCTATCAGCAACTAGCTCTTCTCATCGGCATGTTCCTGGCAGGCATGGGACTGGGGAGTTGGTTTGGGCTGCGCCGCATCGCGGCCGCGCGTGCTCCGTTGATGCTCTCGGTTGCCCGGGTCCAGTTCGTATTGTCCGCTTCCGCACCCGCGCTGCTGCTCGCTGTAACGCTCCTCGCTCGCTGGCCAGACACGGCAATCATTCTCGCCGCCGCGCAGGCTGTGTTCCCTCTCCTCGCCTTGATGTGCGGCCTTCCCGGCGGCTACGTGTTTCCGCTGATTACCGAAATCCGGCTGAAGGGCCGCAGCACGCCGGCGGGAGCCGGAGCCGTGTACGCCTTAGACCTGCTCGGAGGCGCAGTCGGCGCGCTGCTGCTCAGTGGCTACTGCATCCCCGTCTTCGGCTTTTGGAATACCGCCTGGCTCACCGCGGCAGTAAGTCTCGCGCCTGCGTTTCTGGCGGTGTGGACTTTGAAGTCGCACCCGGCGGCGCATCTGGCTGCGAGCGGTTCTCGCTGA
- the amrB gene encoding AmmeMemoRadiSam system protein B, translated as MRKIEMRKLKGMMIMIALLLSIVAIPTWSPGVLAGLEKVRQPGVAGSFYPADPQALTAMMDDLLARAAPTAIPGQILAVAAPHAGYPYSGPIAAYTYAALKGRSYKRVVVIAPSHYEAFSFTSVYDGDGYATPLGTVAVDKEFARKLAKTGETIRLSGRGHEPTSRGAEHALEVQLPWLQRVLGNFELVPVVMGDQSYESSRDLGTALAKLIRDNDTLIVASSDLSHYHAYKDAVRMDQQTLHAVEKWDYLSMSRNFEMRVWEACGGGPIVTAMIAAERMGATQAKVMRYANSGDTSGDRSRVVGYGAVALVKADAGQVADEPFSLTADEKKQLLSIARTSVEHAVRQGKVWEPAEVTADALNAPRGAFVTLREGGELRGCIGYTSAAEPLYLTVRDTAALAALRDPRFHAVTEPELPRLQYEISVLSPLRRVRDVREIQIGQHGLLMKNGSSEGLLLPQVPVEQGWDRTHFLEQTCVKAGMQRDCWQDHNTDIFLFTALVFSENRSQPDAPPGATSKSTPPETQARDLLPR; from the coding sequence ATGCGAAAGATTGAGATGCGAAAGCTCAAAGGGATGATGATTATGATCGCGCTGCTTCTCAGTATCGTGGCGATTCCGACGTGGAGCCCCGGCGTTCTGGCGGGACTCGAGAAGGTGCGACAGCCCGGAGTGGCGGGTAGCTTCTATCCGGCCGATCCGCAGGCGCTGACGGCGATGATGGACGATCTGCTGGCCAGGGCTGCGCCGACGGCAATACCCGGGCAGATTCTGGCGGTGGCGGCGCCGCATGCTGGCTACCCCTATTCCGGCCCGATCGCCGCGTACACCTATGCTGCACTGAAGGGCCGAAGCTACAAGCGAGTCGTCGTGATTGCTCCATCGCACTATGAAGCGTTCAGTTTCACGTCGGTATATGACGGCGACGGCTATGCGACTCCGCTCGGGACGGTCGCGGTGGACAAGGAGTTTGCGCGAAAGCTGGCTAAGACCGGCGAGACGATCAGGCTATCGGGGAGAGGTCACGAGCCGACGTCGCGAGGTGCGGAGCATGCATTGGAGGTGCAACTGCCGTGGCTGCAGCGGGTGCTGGGGAACTTTGAGCTGGTTCCGGTGGTGATGGGCGACCAGAGTTACGAGAGCAGCCGCGACTTGGGGACAGCTCTGGCCAAACTGATCCGAGATAACGACACGCTCATTGTGGCGAGTTCCGACTTATCTCACTATCACGCCTACAAGGACGCGGTGCGCATGGACCAGCAAACGCTGCACGCGGTGGAGAAATGGGACTACTTGAGCATGTCGCGGAACTTCGAGATGCGGGTGTGGGAGGCGTGCGGCGGCGGTCCGATTGTGACGGCCATGATCGCGGCCGAGCGCATGGGCGCGACACAGGCGAAGGTGATGCGTTATGCGAACTCAGGCGACACGAGTGGCGATCGATCCCGTGTTGTCGGATACGGGGCTGTGGCACTGGTGAAGGCAGATGCGGGGCAGGTGGCAGACGAGCCATTTTCACTGACGGCCGACGAAAAGAAGCAGTTGCTGTCGATCGCCCGCACCTCAGTAGAGCATGCCGTGCGGCAGGGGAAGGTCTGGGAACCTGCGGAGGTGACGGCAGATGCATTGAACGCGCCGCGGGGAGCCTTTGTGACCCTGCGAGAAGGCGGAGAGCTGCGTGGGTGCATCGGCTACACGTCTGCAGCGGAGCCGCTCTACCTGACCGTTCGTGATACGGCGGCCTTGGCGGCTCTGCGCGATCCGCGGTTCCATGCCGTGACGGAACCGGAGCTGCCGCGGCTGCAGTATGAGATCTCAGTGCTCTCGCCGCTGCGGCGCGTCCGGGATGTGCGCGAGATCCAGATCGGGCAGCACGGATTGCTGATGAAGAACGGCAGCTCCGAAGGGTTGCTGCTGCCGCAGGTTCCAGTGGAACAGGGATGGGACCGCACGCATTTCCTGGAACAGACGTGCGTGAAAGCGGGCATGCAGCGCGATTGCTGGCAGGACCATAACACCGACATTTTCCTTTTCACGGCCCTGGTGTTCAGCGAGAACCGCTCGCAGCCAGATGCGCCGCCGGGTGCGACTTCAAAGTCCACACCGCCAGAAACGCAGGCGCGAGACTTACTGCCGCGGTGA
- the amrS gene encoding AmmeMemoRadiSam system radical SAM enzyme — MVGLAEPLGAVSPKATAESQDDARFTVEARFYEKQAEKRIQCKLCPRACVVGDRERGYCGVRENRGGTYYTLVYSRACAAHIDPIEKKPFFHYLPGTMAFSVATAGCNVNCKFCQNWDISQSRPEQVPANYAPPARVAELARQSACPTIAYTYSEPVVFVEYLMDTADAGHAAGIRSIVVSNGYIQEEPLRRAYGKMDAVKIDLKSFSESYYRQVVSGQLKPVLETLVALRRMEKWLEVVYLVVPTLNDSEQEFRDLARWVKGNLGVDVPLHFSQFHADYLLKNLPITPVATLERAKQIADAEGLHYVYIGNVPGHPAENTYCPKCRKMLVQRAGLQMTQMLIRKGACPFCNHAIPGVWHV; from the coding sequence ATGGTCGGGCTGGCCGAGCCTCTGGGTGCGGTCTCGCCGAAGGCGACGGCGGAGAGTCAGGACGACGCGCGCTTCACAGTCGAAGCGCGGTTTTACGAGAAGCAGGCGGAGAAGAGAATTCAGTGCAAACTGTGTCCGCGTGCGTGTGTCGTTGGGGATCGTGAACGGGGGTACTGCGGCGTACGCGAGAACCGCGGCGGCACTTACTACACGCTGGTTTACTCGCGCGCGTGCGCCGCGCATATCGATCCGATCGAGAAGAAGCCGTTCTTCCACTACCTGCCCGGGACGATGGCGTTCTCAGTGGCGACGGCCGGATGCAACGTGAATTGCAAGTTCTGCCAGAACTGGGACATCTCGCAGTCGCGCCCGGAACAAGTGCCGGCGAACTACGCGCCCCCCGCGAGGGTGGCGGAGCTGGCGAGGCAATCCGCGTGCCCGACGATCGCATACACGTATAGCGAGCCGGTTGTGTTTGTCGAATACCTGATGGACACGGCAGATGCCGGTCACGCCGCGGGGATTCGGAGCATCGTGGTTTCCAACGGCTACATCCAGGAGGAACCGCTGCGCAGGGCGTACGGCAAGATGGATGCGGTCAAGATCGACCTGAAGTCGTTCTCCGAATCGTATTACCGGCAGGTTGTATCTGGGCAGTTGAAGCCGGTGCTGGAGACCCTGGTGGCTCTGCGCAGGATGGAGAAGTGGCTTGAGGTTGTCTACCTGGTGGTGCCGACCCTGAACGATAGCGAGCAGGAATTCCGCGACCTGGCGCGCTGGGTGAAAGGCAATCTCGGCGTGGATGTGCCCTTACATTTTTCGCAGTTTCATGCCGATTACCTGCTGAAGAACCTGCCCATCACTCCGGTGGCGACGCTGGAGCGTGCAAAACAGATCGCCGATGCCGAGGGGCTGCACTACGTGTACATCGGCAACGTGCCCGGACACCCGGCCGAGAACACGTATTGCCCGAAGTGCCGGAAGATGCTGGTGCAACGGGCCGGGCTGCAGATGACGCAGATGCTGATCCGCAAGGGCGCGTGCCCGTTCTGCAACCATGCCATTCCGGGAGTGTGGCACGTGTGA
- a CDS encoding DUF362 domain-containing protein — protein sequence MRLIPMTARRTFLKSCVGSLAFLATGEKIYPAEAVVSTAAEPPSRVVVARDPGLRGAGSSVDSGRLLRMLDRTMQALFRTERAAEAWTRMVRPGQRVALKVNSLGGRGISTNPLLVEAICERLQEAGVRATAIVVWDRDTRELERAGFRIAVGGNQVQCFGTDRVGYEDGLSSWGNVGSRVSKILTERCDVLINLPVLKDHDGAGVTIALKNLYGAIHNPNKYHPDGCNPYIADLNMLPEIHSRMRLTICDATTACFQGGPAYKPQYCWQENALIASQDPVALDTTGWQIIERKRAEHGLKTLEAENRGPRWLATAADPQHRLGTNDPRKIDRVEVALA from the coding sequence ATGCGCCTGATACCCATGACGGCGCGCCGTACGTTTTTGAAGAGCTGCGTGGGGAGCCTCGCTTTTCTTGCGACGGGCGAAAAGATCTACCCAGCGGAAGCCGTGGTGTCGACTGCAGCGGAGCCGCCTTCGCGTGTGGTGGTCGCTCGGGATCCCGGTCTGCGCGGCGCTGGTTCGAGCGTTGATTCGGGGCGTCTGCTGCGCATGCTGGATCGCACGATGCAAGCGCTGTTCCGCACAGAGCGCGCGGCGGAGGCGTGGACGAGGATGGTTCGGCCCGGGCAGAGAGTCGCACTGAAGGTGAATTCACTAGGAGGCCGCGGGATCTCCACCAATCCGCTACTGGTTGAGGCTATCTGCGAGCGTTTGCAGGAAGCCGGGGTGCGTGCCACGGCCATTGTGGTCTGGGACCGCGATACGCGGGAACTCGAGCGCGCCGGGTTCCGCATCGCCGTGGGCGGCAACCAGGTGCAGTGCTTCGGCACCGATCGGGTGGGCTACGAAGATGGCTTGTCGAGCTGGGGGAATGTGGGGAGCCGCGTATCCAAAATTCTGACCGAGCGCTGTGATGTGCTGATCAATTTGCCCGTGCTGAAGGATCACGATGGCGCCGGTGTGACGATCGCGCTGAAGAACCTGTATGGAGCCATCCACAATCCAAACAAATACCATCCCGATGGCTGCAATCCGTATATAGCCGATCTGAACATGCTGCCGGAGATCCATAGTCGCATGCGGCTGACAATCTGCGATGCAACGACGGCGTGTTTCCAGGGCGGGCCCGCATATAAGCCGCAGTATTGCTGGCAGGAAAACGCCCTGATTGCATCGCAGGACCCGGTTGCTCTGGATACAACCGGATGGCAGATCATCGAGCGCAAGCGCGCTGAACACGGACTGAAAACGCTGGAAGCCGAGAACCGAGGGCCGCGATGGCTGGCGACGGCCGCTGACCCGCAGCATCGGCTGGGAACCAATGACCCGCGAAAAATCGATCGCGTGGAAGTCGCGCTGGCGTGA
- a CDS encoding PadR family transcriptional regulator: MSNEKPQHANLLLGTLDMLILRTLVWGPAHGRQIGKHIQRTTNDFLQMQHGSLYPALHRLEKRGWVTSNWEMASDRNREFKYYRLTEKGKKQLQVEESQWKQMTEAVARVMWPSAEES; this comes from the coding sequence ATGAGCAACGAAAAGCCGCAGCATGCAAACCTTCTCCTTGGCACCCTGGACATGCTTATTCTGCGGACGCTTGTTTGGGGGCCGGCTCACGGCCGTCAGATCGGTAAACACATTCAGCGCACCACGAATGACTTCCTTCAGATGCAGCACGGTTCACTCTATCCCGCGCTGCATCGACTCGAAAAGCGGGGCTGGGTTACGTCCAATTGGGAAATGGCTTCTGACCGCAATCGGGAGTTCAAGTACTACCGTTTGACCGAGAAGGGCAAGAAACAACTCCAAGTCGAGGAATCGCAGTGGAAACAAATGACTGAAGCCGTGGCCCGCGTGATGTGGCCATCCGCCGAGGAGAGTTGA
- a CDS encoding ABC transporter permease, with product MRWWQLKKRDADLERELRSDLELEEEEQREKGLSPEDAQYAARRAFGNATLIREQTHEAWGWAQFERWLQDARYALRQIRKSPGFAAVVVLVLALAIGANAAVFSVLNAVLLRPLEFPNADRLVQITSMKAGKPVGVSGPDWRDFATQNQSFEKIAIYDQWRKNVSTSRRGDDPAEVLVGLASPQFFEALGIQPLLGRLFTADEGLQGRNHVALITEGFWKAHYQRNSMILGHTLTINDQPYTIIGVLPDTIPGWLHGAQAQLPVFEPFLPEPGVWDESARAGRGYGALALLKPGVSVDKAQADLARIARSLASTHPVDRGVDISVVPLETMRTGNLRPLLLLLMGAVALILLIACSNLAALLLARNTSRQREFAMRKALGAGRAALVRQIFTEILVLSVLGSGLGLLLACGAIRAVRLNDPGKIPQLLALTLDWRVVLFTLAAGLGTCLFFGTAPALLSARVDPADALKQGGRSSSGVARQGFRRILVTGQIALSLMLLVAASLVLQTLEHLERQDLGFRVDHLMRGHLYLPPVRYATADAITRFCDELTDRIRVLPGVKDVSVTTVYPPRDGWHMMFSIEGHPVSRLEEVPSTIFGVVDANYLRTAGIPLTAGRDFSQSDREGTLPVGIVNQAFVKQYFPGVDPIGQRIELGAPASLIAQDTWMGAQRETISIAGVMRDNYNQGLTLPVAPQLITLFRQTPHVNFGFKDLLVRSNVAPETLEQAVAQQIHALDSQLPLSEVETMNQYIGDMTAVNRFTSVALTGFAAVGLLLAMLGIYGVMAYLVAQRTQEIGIRLALGAPRGAVAWLVSLQGFRMALSGVMIGLVGSVLTSRSLASLLYGVSALDPLTLLAASTLLVAIAVAACAVPARRAANIDPLLALRAE from the coding sequence ATGCGATGGTGGCAACTGAAGAAACGCGACGCAGATCTCGAGCGCGAATTGCGTTCCGATCTCGAACTCGAAGAGGAAGAGCAACGTGAAAAAGGTCTCTCTCCCGAGGACGCCCAATACGCAGCCCGCCGCGCGTTCGGCAATGCAACCTTGATCCGGGAACAAACGCACGAGGCCTGGGGATGGGCCCAGTTCGAGCGCTGGCTACAGGACGCCCGCTATGCACTCCGCCAGATCCGGAAATCACCAGGATTTGCCGCGGTGGTGGTATTGGTGCTGGCTCTCGCAATTGGTGCAAATGCAGCAGTCTTCAGCGTGCTGAATGCGGTGCTCCTTCGCCCGCTCGAATTTCCGAACGCAGATCGCTTGGTCCAGATCACTTCCATGAAGGCAGGGAAGCCAGTGGGCGTGTCAGGGCCAGACTGGCGCGATTTTGCCACGCAAAACCAGAGCTTCGAAAAGATCGCGATCTACGACCAGTGGCGGAAAAATGTGAGCACGTCGCGGCGCGGAGACGATCCCGCGGAGGTCCTGGTAGGGCTCGCATCGCCGCAGTTCTTCGAGGCATTGGGCATTCAGCCGCTTTTGGGCCGTCTGTTCACTGCGGACGAGGGTTTGCAGGGGCGTAATCACGTAGCGCTGATCACCGAAGGGTTCTGGAAGGCTCACTATCAGCGCAACTCCATGATTCTGGGTCATACGCTGACCATCAACGACCAGCCCTATACCATCATCGGAGTCTTGCCTGACACGATTCCAGGGTGGCTGCATGGAGCGCAGGCGCAACTGCCAGTGTTTGAGCCGTTTCTGCCCGAACCGGGAGTGTGGGACGAATCGGCTCGCGCCGGACGCGGATATGGCGCGCTGGCACTGCTGAAACCCGGCGTGAGCGTTGATAAAGCGCAGGCAGATCTCGCTAGGATCGCCCGGAGTCTCGCCTCCACGCATCCCGTCGATCGTGGAGTGGATATCTCCGTAGTGCCCCTAGAGACTATGCGGACGGGCAATCTGCGACCGCTTCTGTTGCTGCTCATGGGCGCGGTTGCGTTGATTCTGCTGATAGCATGCTCGAACCTGGCCGCCTTACTGCTGGCGAGAAACACTTCTCGGCAACGCGAGTTCGCAATGCGGAAGGCGTTGGGCGCAGGACGCGCCGCTCTGGTACGCCAAATCTTCACCGAGATTTTGGTGCTCTCGGTCCTCGGTAGCGGCCTGGGACTGTTATTGGCTTGCGGAGCAATACGCGCCGTGCGATTGAACGACCCAGGAAAGATTCCCCAGTTGCTTGCACTCACGCTGGACTGGCGGGTAGTGCTCTTCACGTTAGCTGCGGGGTTGGGAACCTGCCTGTTCTTCGGAACCGCGCCCGCGCTACTGAGTGCGCGGGTCGACCCAGCGGATGCTCTGAAACAAGGTGGACGCTCAAGCAGTGGAGTCGCGCGGCAGGGGTTCCGAAGAATACTCGTGACCGGGCAGATCGCGTTATCTCTGATGCTTCTGGTTGCAGCGTCACTAGTCCTACAAACACTCGAGCATCTCGAACGCCAAGATCTGGGCTTCAGAGTCGACCACCTGATGCGTGGACATCTGTATCTTCCGCCGGTGCGCTATGCAACGGCGGATGCGATCACGCGATTCTGCGATGAACTCACCGATCGAATCCGAGTCCTGCCCGGCGTCAAGGACGTCTCCGTGACCACCGTCTATCCTCCACGAGACGGATGGCACATGATGTTTTCAATCGAGGGTCACCCCGTGTCCCGGCTCGAAGAAGTGCCATCCACCATCTTCGGTGTCGTCGACGCGAACTATCTGCGAACGGCCGGTATACCCCTAACCGCGGGGCGCGATTTCTCGCAGTCAGATCGGGAAGGTACGTTGCCGGTCGGGATTGTCAACCAGGCGTTTGTGAAGCAGTACTTTCCAGGTGTGGATCCGATCGGACAGCGGATAGAACTCGGCGCGCCGGCAAGCTTGATTGCACAGGACACATGGATGGGCGCGCAGAGAGAAACCATCTCTATCGCAGGGGTCATGCGCGATAACTACAATCAGGGACTCACACTGCCGGTCGCGCCGCAGCTTATTACGCTGTTTCGCCAGACTCCGCACGTCAACTTCGGCTTCAAAGACTTGCTGGTGCGGTCGAATGTGGCGCCGGAAACGCTTGAACAGGCGGTTGCGCAGCAAATCCATGCGCTCGATTCCCAACTTCCACTGTCCGAGGTGGAAACCATGAACCAATACATCGGAGACATGACTGCGGTGAACCGGTTCACGAGCGTGGCTCTGACCGGTTTCGCGGCCGTCGGACTGCTCCTTGCCATGTTGGGCATCTACGGGGTGATGGCATACCTTGTGGCCCAGCGAACGCAGGAGATCGGAATCCGGCTGGCACTCGGCGCGCCGCGCGGTGCGGTGGCGTGGCTTGTATCGTTGCAGGGATTCCGGATGGCCCTCAGCGGAGTCATGATTGGGCTTGTGGGATCCGTACTTACTTCGAGGAGCCTGGCAAGCCTGTTGTATGGAGTTTCAGCACTGGACCCGCTCACATTGCTGGCGGCCTCGACGTTGCTCGTCGCCATAGCCGTAGCGGCATGCGCAGTGCCGGCAAGACGCGCGGCCAATATCGATCCTCTACTAGCGCTGCGAGCGGAGTGA
- a CDS encoding FeoA family protein: MSVLSELSVGETAMVVALDLPESVQNHLMHMGFVPDASVTALRRAPAGDPTVYGIDGMEIALRRETADSIHVRNAALDLQDEERELLEAGR; this comes from the coding sequence GTGAGCGTGCTAAGCGAATTGAGTGTTGGTGAAACTGCGATGGTGGTCGCCCTTGACCTGCCCGAATCTGTGCAGAACCACCTCATGCATATGGGCTTTGTTCCTGACGCCAGTGTTACCGCGCTGCGCCGCGCTCCAGCCGGCGACCCCACTGTCTACGGTATTGACGGAATGGAGATTGCCCTCCGTCGCGAGACAGCCGATTCCATCCATGTCCGCAACGCCGCCCTCGACCTGCAAGATGAAGAGCGCGAACTCCTCGAGGCCGGTCGATGA